TGaatgtatgtattcatttctcttgggtatagaaatggaattgctgagtcatatgttAACTTTGTGTTTAACTTTTAGAACCACTAATCTTTTCCAAAGCTGCTgctccattttacattctttccagcaatgtatgagggttccagcTTCTTTGCTTTCTTGGCAGTActaaatatattctgtattttttattgccattttagtgagtatgaagtggcatctcattatggttttggtttgtgtttccctaatgactaatactGAGCATCTTTGCACATGCTTATTGCCGGAgaaatctttggagaaatgtctatttgtatgctttgaccattttttatttggttgtctttttattgtgagttgtaagagttctttatatatgctggATACAAGTCCACTATCAgttatattccacaaatattttttcctgttccctgAATTGTCTTTACTtgtccgtccttccttccttccttccttccttccttccttccttccttccttccttccttccttccttccttccttccttccttccttcctttcttcgtCACGTCTTCGAATTACTAAAggtttaaattttgatgaagtccaaatttgtgtctttttgtttGATTGCTCATGCATTGGTGTTATCTAGGAAATCACTGCCCATCCAGAGCAGTGAGGATTTACACCCATGCGTTCTTCTGAGAATTTTGTAATTTTACCTCTTACATTGAGGTCTTTGATCCATTcaagttaatatttgtatatggCATGAGGTagggatccaacttcattcttttgtatgttgacATTCAGTTCTAGCACTATtgttaaaaagaatgttttaggactcttatacacttttttttttttgcatacactttttttaaataaagattttatttatttattcatgagaaatagagagaggcagagacacagacagagaggcagagagagacagaagcaggctccatgcagggagcctgagaggggactcgatcctgggtctccaggattatgccctgggccggaggcaggcgccaaaccgctgagccacccaggtgtcccgcatatactttttaaagttagaaTTAATTGCTATCTGTTAAAAGTTTTTTGGAGTGTTTTTGGAGCATTTCTTAAGATTAAATTGGACTATTTAGATTATTAAAAGATAGAGAAATTCTTAAAagatacttagatttttttttaacccttagGTAGACTATTTACTGCTTTGGTTCATGTTCAAGTGGCAAATCTTCCTTAAGTCTGGAACAGTTGGACtatatcttgaattttttttttatgctttaagaatatatttaagcaaaaaaaaagaatatatttaagctgggtttcctcttttaaaaatatagtttgtaTCACTGTATCTTCTGAGTAATTCTGAAAGTCTTACTGATTAATTATTGAGTTACAATAATTGTGAAAAATTTCATAGTAATTTGGGTATATTTTTGATGGGTTCATAAGATATAATTCCTTAACATTCTTTTAGATTGGTtagtgataaattattttaaagtggtGGTGCCAGTGCCAAGTCACCTAACGTAAACTCTATTCCTTGTTACAAAAGTGAACACAGGCATATGCTTATTCTGAGATTATAGGgatttatagtttaattttttaaacaaagaatattaTTGCAGTATCTTTCACCAAAATGAATATGGACCATATTCTTCTGGCAGCAGTTGGAAATTAATTTTGGATAACCACAATATCCAGCAACAATAAAGTGCAAATATCTTGGCAATTCACTATAAATGATACTATAAATGGTATGTAGTACATTGATAGATGTTTGTCTTAATTACAATATAGATGAATTTTACTCCTTATACAGTTTCTGAAGACAGCATTATTTGAGACATCTACAAAATATTATATGCTGAAGAATGAGCTTTGAGATTGGCTTGTTAGAGCAGTGAATATGTTTTACATACAGATCGTTTCCCTATGTTTTGTTTCATggcctttcttaaaaaaaaaagacatgagcaggaaggagagggaggagcaggctctgcacagagcagggagcctgatgtggggctcgatcccaggaccgcaagatcatgacctgaactcatgacctgaaccaaaggcagatgcctaactgactgagccacccaggcatctttcatggctttttttttttttttttaaagattttatttacttattcatgagagacaatgagagagagagacacaggcagagggagaagcaggctccatgcaaggagcccgatgtgggactcgatcccggatgccaggatcacaccctgagctgaaggcagacgcccaaccactgagccacccaggtgtcccctttcaTGGCCTTTTAAACATGTATACATAGTCTCACATTTCTCAAATTACTTATTAatagtaaagggaaaaaatagtaactttgtATTGAGGAAATCTGGTAGATTACCCTAACTCAAAGTTAAAATCACCAATTTGGCATCATGTACTTCATAATAAGATACACTGTAAAGGACACAACTTCGTTTCTGTGGTATTCTTAGGAAAAATGCATAAGCTGAGTCTAACTGTGATAAAATAtcaaacaaacccaaattgagggatgttctaaaaaataagtaacttgtattcttaaaaaatatcaaggTCAAGAAAGGCAAtgactgggggcacctggatggctcagttggttaagtgtctgattcttgattgtggctctggtcatgatttctgggatctgagattgagcctcactcatgttgggctccacactgagtatatagagcctgcttaaaattctctccctttccttctgccctgccTTACCTGCttgtgcacacgctctctctctcaaaaaaaaaaaaaaaaaaaaaggcaatgactGAGGAATGTTTGAGATTGAAGGAGAttaaggggggcacctgggtggctcagtggttgagtgtctgcctgcctttggctcaggtcgtgatcctgaggccctgggattgagtcctacatccctgctcagtggggagcctgcttctccctctgcctatgtctctccctctctctgtgtctctcatgaataaataaaataaatcttaaaaaaataataaaggagattAGGAGAGATGGCTACATGTAACGTGATCCTGGATTGGAGCCAGGAGGGGGAAAGGGTGTAAAGTATATTATTGGGACAGTTGTTGGAATTTGAATATAAACTATAGTTAtaagtttcctgattttgataattcCCCTGTAATTATGtaagagattattttcttaggTGCAGATGAAGTGTTTATGGGTAGAGGAGCATGACGTCTCCAAATTATTCTCAATTGTGGAAAAAAGttgtatatgtatgcatgcatcTGTGTATAtgtagagaaaaatgataaatcatgTGGGACAAAATACAAACATGAATCTAAATAATGGTTATGTGGGATTTCCTTGTGCTGTTCCTGGAACTACATTGTAAGTTTGGAATTAcaataaaagttataaaagtaTAACAGACTTAGTATTAAAATTCTTTAACTCAGTTCACAGTCATAGTTTTATTTACGGTTCTATGTTCCCTTGGAGAacagcttttaaataaaaatgcttaattaTGCCTTCCAACTCTGGGATCCTTCAGATTCCATATATCTTGCATTAGTCTTAAAAGCAACTGTGTTTTGACATTGGCGGGAAACCAAGGACAATTTCAGAGGTTAGGCAGTTTGGTAGAAAAATGGAATAACTTTATATTTCTACCTTAAAAATAGGATTTCAAAGTGTTTTTTGAAGAActgtaaaattctaaaaatatcagACACAGCCATGTTCAAATGAAGACATTTCCCAAAACTGTTGccaaatagcatttaaaaaagtatattgtttTTATGTGCTTTATTAGTATAAATTAAAGAATAGCTCTAATTACTGCCTGGCTTATGAAATAACTCGGAGTTAGGCTTGTTTAATTTGTGGTTCAAAGCTAAAATGCGACTTGTTAGTGTATGTGAAGCCTGcaggtatacttttttttcctttaaatatttttctgactttgaaaGTATTATTTGCCTATtataaaaaaccaaaatcttaaaaactacaaagaagaaaacaaaattactcATATTATATATCCCAGAAATAATTGCTTTAAGAGTATCTcttttatgtagtttttaaaaatctaattggcGTTATGCTTGTATACAATTTGAgcatgctgggatccctgggtggattagcggtttggcgcctgcctttggcccagggcatgatcctggagactagggatcgagtcccatgtccggctccctgcatggcacctacttctccctctgcctgtgtctctgcctctctctctctctgtgtctatcatgaataaataaaatcttaaaaaaaaaattgaccatgCTTCCTTCATGTAACATATCATGCACATCTTCCCacatcattaaaaattctttgatcttattatttttaaactttaataatattccatcatatgatgtaccataatttatttatttacttcttttttctgagaaattaatTTGGAAGGCAAAGTAACTAACTTGTTCTGGGTACAGATATGGAAGATAGAAAAAGTGAGTATTTTAGTATAGTTTACAGAAGGAAgtaattggatttttgtttttattggccCTTGATTACTGTTACCTTTAGagaagcattatttaaaaaaagcttttaagagtcatgttaatattttttatagtaaaaaataaatctgagggatccctgggtggctcagcggtttggcgcctgcctttggcccagtgcgtgatcctggagaccccggatcaagtcccacatcaggctccctgcatggagcctgcttctccctctgcctgtgtctctgcctctctctccgtctttcatgaatacataaataaaataaaaataagtaaatctgaaAGTACACTTTTTTGTATGTTAGCTAATCcttaaacatttggaaaaaattttaatatgtatgtgCTTTATAGATATTtagtcaaattaaaaatttataaaattttaaaaaatgataaaattaaggTTTCCATTTGGCAGATGTGAATTTAGGGATTTccagattatatattttacttcaaaaatatgTAAGCTAAGTCATACTCAAATCTTTAGACATTCTGTTTTTAGCGTTAGTAGCAGATTCAGTGGAATAAACATTACTTTTAAGGttaggaattaaaatatatttttggttgtAAAGAGCTAAAAGTGATCTTTTAGGTAAATTCTTCAAATTAGTGATTACATTAAAATGCTGTTGTGTAGAATTGTTTAACTATTTGACCAGAAAACACATTTGATTAGTtgcaaatttcccctttttttgaTTTGAGTCTGTATAGTTCTCCAGCTTATAAAGAATTCCTTCCTAACAAAACAGGTACTTTTAAGCACATGTATGAGTGATTGTATATGAGTAAGTTATAAGTTCTCTGGTACTATAAAGTCATAATGATCTAGGTATGTGGTGGTATCTCAAACTTGAGAAATGAGCATCTGAAATACTTAAATATCACATTCATCTGGAAGGAATCTATTAGGCCCACTCAAAGGATTGTTAACATCTTACAATTTCATGTTTTGGCAGGTAAACCTAGCCTTTAAGCAACCTGGAAAGAGGCTAGAGCACCAAGGAATTAGAATTGAATTTGTAGGTCAAATTGGTGAGTTTTAAatagtattacttttttttttccttaatgataACTGAGTTTGAAGAGGGTTGGATTTGGCACTTAAATACTTGAATTAGAGCTTAGCTttatggaaggaaggaatttattttgcataaaaaagaggataatattattttataaacactaaatcgtgttttttttaagttgtgttaAATGATATTTGACTCTTCCTGCTTTTATTTGTTATTAACCTTAATTactaaaaatgaaaggaattatGTAAGCTACCAGCCTTGGAAAATAATTCAAGTAAATTAGTCGACTCACTGAAATTTCCATCTGCCTACAATTTTCACCAGCTTTACAATTACCAGTGTCGTCACCTTCATCCTTCGCCTTTAATTACCCATGCCATTTGTATTCCTAACCTAGTGTGCCTATAGCCAGCCTCACCTGTCAAGAAAATTCTATGTGAAAAGGAAAGGTGTAATTTCTTCCTGACTTAGATCAGCTTGTGTACATTTCCACACATGTATTTCAGAGGCATTCTTGGTTTAGTAGGAGTTAAACTGGATAAATCTTTTGGTACTACACattcaagaagagaaaagaaaatgggtctTTCTAATACCATGTACATAGCTAGATTTTAAATCTAGCTTTCTAAAGATCTACATTTTTAGAGTACCAAAATTAGAATTGGtagatatttgtttatatatctaCTACAGATGAGATTATACTTGAGGGGCAAATTATAATAATTCATTGATAGTTGATAAGTCTTTTGTATATTATAGTTTCCATCAAGGTAACATATTTGCCTAactaaagcaaaacaacaaatgcTTTTTGCCTTGAAGGGAGGAAGTTCAGATAATTGCTGGAAATGTTTCTGTTAAAACAGCTTCATATTGGACAAACCCTACTACgttaaaggaatgaataaattttttatgaTAGATATTTTCATTGTGCTGTGTGCCTTGAATTTTTTTATGCTTAGGTGGAGCATAATGAGGAGGATAATGGAATTTATATCGTAGCTCTAGTATCTTAGAGACAAGTCCAGCTAATTCTTTTggtaaaaattatttgctttggAGGTAGAAGTTTGGGTTTTaatgaaatagatataaaatgtaattggtcctttttgttttttaaaatttcttagaacTTTTCAATGACAAGAGTAATACTCATGAATTTGTAAACCTAGTGAAAGAACTAGCCTTGCCTGGAGAATTGACTCAGAGCAGAAGTTATGATTTTGAATTTATGCAAGTTGAAAAGCCATATGAATCTTACATCGGTGCCAATGTCCGCTTGAGGTATGAATGTGTATTAACAGCTATTGTTGGTGTCAAAACCATAAAGTAATGGCTACTATCGAATGTCTTATTAGAACTTCTAATTATAATTCTGGACTGATATGCttcagatttttaagaattctgcCAAATAGTTTTGTCTAGCTAATGCTCATCTGAGGTAATAAGAGCCTTCTATCATAGATTTAGAGAACCCCATCATGAGAAGTTTTAGTCATATACTTCCTTGGTATGAATCCTCTTCCAGGTACTTCCTTTGTCTCATAAACAGAATTACCTCAAAATCCATTCGTTTCCCAGCAAATCTCATTTGACATATACTTAAGAAGTGATGAGATTTCCTCAGGTAGGCATGACTGTAGCACTTCAAATGCATCTAAAAAGTATGTACGTTATTCTTAATATtgcactttgtatttttttttttaatggtaggggaatttaaaaattagaactctTTCATGAAGTAAGTTGATCCCAAAGGATCAGCAAGGAGAAAGCTGGGTTGcaattaatttttgcttatttaaaacactaaaatttatCATATGAGATTTAACTTATCTCTCCTTTGACTTTGTAGGTATTTTCTTAAAGTGACAATAGTAAGAAGACTGACAGACTTGGTAAAAGAATATGATCTTATTGTTCACCAGCTTGCCACATACCCTGATGTTAACAACTCTATTAAGATGGAAGTGGGTATTGAAGATTGTCTACACATAGAATTTGAATATAATAAATCAAAGTAAGTACTTTTAACAACAGATAACTTAAATGtttggggaaaatgaagaaataagctTTGCAGGTCTTTGTAAATTGGTCAAAGTAAGGATAGAATTGAAATTAATGTTAATAGTCCAACAGACTCTCTGagtgaaaaaagtattttcagacTCAGCACAGGTGTCTTTCATATTCATTTCTTAAGTCTGTGCTTAGTGATTTTTTTGTAGAGGATCTTATCATCTCAAAAGGCAACTAATCCCTTCTGTCTAAAAAATTTACCTTTCTGGGTTGATAGAACTTTAGCCTAGTTACCtctttaaaactaaacaaaaatacttttttcctgcCTACATAAGCAATACGTTTTCATTATTGAAAATTTTAGCAAtgtaaaaaaaacacattttaaattttatttgatgtgtttattatttttaccacTTAGTCATAATTATCTTGTATATCTTGTATATCTTTCcatgggagagggaaagatacGTATTATGTTGTATCTTTACAGAAGTGGGCtcctgttttgtttattgttttaatgcctttttaaactttattatgaaaaaatttaagCATAGTCCAAAGTACATGAACAGTGGTGCAGTGAATCCTCAGGTGCTCAGTGCTCAGCTCCAGCAGTTGTCAGTACACAGATCTGTTTTATCTGGATCCAGCCCTGACACTCCCACGAGATAATATTGAAGCCAATTCCAGACATAGAATTTTATCCATAAAGATTGTGTATCATTTTTAATGTAACTATAATACtgttataaatgtcttttttccccatgtgCTTTGTCAAATCAGTATCCAGACAAAATTTGCTCAAATACATGGCATCCAGACACATTGGTTGTTTgactcttaaatttcttttagtttatggggtgccttggtggctctcagtcagttaagccttgatcttcagctcaggtcatggtcccggggtcctgggatcaagctccatgtctggctccctgctcagtggggagcctgcctctccctcggtTACCCCTCccactactctctctctctctctctctctctctcaaataaataaataaataaaatctttattttttattttttaaagattttattcatctatttttttattctttttttttattcatctatttttgaCAGACAGCCTTCTGTTACATGACTTTTATTAGTTGCCACTCGCCAGTTTatgtcacttttaaaaatgtgatataagTATGCCTTCAGAGTCTTAAATTATATCGTTAATAAAATTATCAGATTGTTTAGGACCTAAAAAGTTGTCACTGGAAGCCTCCCTTCAGGATGACATAATTACATTGGTCAACTCCTGGGATATTATTCTGAGATCCAAACCTGGGAGAAGGTTAAAAAGCCCTCTGGGTATTGTAATTTCCAGGTTTATTACCACATCATTTCAGAGTTTGTGGGAAAGGACTTTGATGACTTGTTATCATAGCAATAAACCTGTGGAGTCTCCTTTTTGTGGGCAAGTGCTTTCTTAGCTGCACTATCCTAGCATTTAGAGTAACAGGACACTAAACTCTTGTGTAGAATTTTAATGTTCAGAAACATCTTTATACACCAAATAAATATCGCAAGCATAACAATCTTAATTTTCTGTGCTTAACTTCTTTGGAAACTAATCTCTAAGTAAATGACCCATCAGTAAATCAGGCTAATTCTTCCCTTTGAGGTATATTGATGGTCAAGTAAAAGCTTGATtcctatttttatagtaaaatgatggaaaaaaaaaacatggttttgggtttttttgttttgttttgtttttaagattttatttatttgagagcatgagcagggggaagggcagagggacagggacaagtggactccctgctgacaaggagccagacatagggctgtatctcaggaccccgagatcataacccaagccaaagtcagacacttaaccatcaaagccaaccaggtaccccccAAATGGTATTTTATTCCTAGTTACTGCCCTAAAGATGTCTGCTAAAGCCTTTCGGGAcatatttcaccttttttttttttttaagatttatttatttgagagagagaaagagcgagcaaaTGAACacgtgcatgagcagagggagaaagagggagagagaatccaaagcagactttACACTGAGCCCaaagtccaatgtggggctcgatctcacgactcagattaaacctgagctgaaaccaagagtcggatgcttaactgactgtgctctgccactcgggtgcccctctatgttttcatattttttaagttgatttttagTAAATGAGGTATGTTCTTTCCCCAAAGGTATCATCTAAAGGATGTGATTGTtggaaaaatttactttttattagtaAGAATAAAAATCCAACATATGGAGTTACAGCTGATCAAAAAAGAGATCACAGGAATTGGTAAgtcaaaaagaatatttgaataaaattcctgtttaaaaattttttaaatcttaaaatattgtttagacataacataaatatacatattaatactAACTTTGATACTTAATATTGCttaatatttatgcttttttaaaaattaatttttgaataagtTATAAATTCACATggttcaaaaataaatgataaaagactATATATAGTAAAAAGCATCCTATTTGTAGTACTCCATTTACTCATAAGTCATAtgtttataagttttaaaatgctTCTTGATATTTATACGTATACAAAGTATCTCTATattatacccccccccccccccccgcctttaagttaaatgtttatgtacaatgtatattttgctttttcagttAATATATTAGAGATCTTTGCATATCAGTGTGTAGAgtactttctcatcttttttgtaGTATTCCTTTCTGTGAGTTTACTAGAATTTTACCAGTCTGCTACAGGTTGTTTCCAGTCATTTGCTATTCCAAACAGTGCTTCATAATGTCATTTTGCATGTATGCAAGTGTGTTTGCAAgatgaaaaacttaaaagtagAATTGTTATTTCAAggaatatattcttttgtgaCTTTGATACATATCAGTTTGTCCTCTTTGAGGGttataccagtttgcattactACCAGCAAGGAATGTAGAAGAGTGCCTCTTTTCCTCCTGTTCTTACCAAcacattataaaattttttagCTGATCTGATGGGTAGGGGAAAAAATTGctgttgtagttttaatttagttttctcATTCTTAATGAGGGTAAGCATCTTCTCATGTATATAAaagctatttgtatttctttctgtacCGACTGCCTATCCATATCCTTTGTTCCATCTCTATTGGATTATTGgtcttttcttactgatttgtagaaactctttatatattagggAAAGCAGttcctttttctgtattaaaagcagcaaaaatttCCCTTGTTTGTCTTGCTTATGATGGTTTTTGCCATGTAgaagttctttttgtttgtgtaGTAAAATTTACCAGGTTTTCCTTTTATACTCTCTAGGTTTTGTGCCACAGAAAGGCCTTTTTCACACTGAggttctaaatataatttttttgtgcTTGATTCTCCTAAAATAATACagttttgagattttgtttaaatttttaatttatttggaatgTATCTTGATACGGATCCAACTTTAGTTTTTTCCAGATGGCTGACCAGTTGCcccagaattatttttaactgctttttaactttaattagtgtatagatttaatttgtttcctttgttgggTTTTTGCTGAAAATGATTTTAGGCAacactttttaagaatttataattGGAGTCATAATTAGAAACATCTGTGATTTCTTAATCTCTATTTTCACCTGCtaataaaagtttaaatgatttaaagatattaaattcaaatgtcaaaaaaaataaaatcaattgtcGGGTTCCTTTTcgttatttaaaaagaaattatttaaacattGTTTTGGTTAAAAAATTGTGCTGATTctagaaaagtttaaataaaaaataatctgtacCCATTCAGAACAGAGTTTAATTAGTctttgcatattatatattttacaacatTGGGATCATTAATGTATGTTTCagtatgcttttttatttatcatatcaTTGACTTTTTGCAGATGACTGGGGTCAAATAATCTCTTAAAAGTCAAATACCCAAATTTAAGAGAACTATATCAATAGTTCTCAGAACTCAGTTTGATGTTTTCTCCATTTAAAGTTAACTAACTGAAAGAAAGTTTGGATATTGCAGAGAAACCTAGCATGACGGTGGTTATTTCTGATGTGTATTGCTGGTTTCTATTTTAGTAGATATTAGAAATGATAGAAGGAACTCTGTGGAGAAGATTCTTTCTGAACTATATATTTGGGAAGAAGAGTGAAACATTCAGTTGAGTGATAAGTATGTTAAGTgtagatcaagaaatagaataaagggctgcccaggtggctcagcggtttagcaccgccttcagcccggggcatgattctggagaccctggatcgagtcccacgtcaggctttctgcatggagtctgtttctccctctgcctgtgtctctgcatctctctgtctctctcatgaataaataaataaataaaatcttaaaaaaaaaaagggaggataaattaaaataataaactaaaataatatagTTGGAAAATAAGATAGAAGGTTGGAAATTATATTCTGGAAATATTTAACTTAAtgtcatttatattatttttttaaatgctatttacaTTATTGTGCTAGGACCCAGTACcaccacagaaacagaaacaattgcaaaatatgaaataatggaTGGTGCACCCGTAAAAGGTAAcatacttttttcatttactaCTTTTGTGTGATAGGTAGTACAAATAGGTAGTGTTCATGGCAGtttagtttgaaaatatttatgtagtgTAAACgtatttgtggatttttaaaatgattcttatgataatatttttaaaataatctttgtatACATACTGAAAGACTATAATAGTACTTCCTAGTCTGAAAtaaggtttaattttttattcagtttaaattttagtattcaggggtgcctggatggctcagttggtttcttgatctcagctcaggtgttgatcttaGGGCTGTGAATTCAAGGCTGGAgctgggctccatactgggcatggagcctacttaaaaaaaaaaagggaaaaaaattaaatttagtatttataagacacatttgtattatttcctcTCTAGTTCTGAGTTTGTAATGTTTTGGTTGTCTTCTGCTTCAGTAGTTTATCTTGGTAAGTCTTTTTTACTCATGCTGAATACATGGTTCAGTGTAGCTGATCATTAATTTCTGTGCGATTTGGTAGTCCTTTTGGCCCCCAAGAAAATAAGCAATTCTGTTATTATCTTCAGTATCCAAGATAATGAAGCcggtatatataatttttttaaaaggatttttaacctttttgtgtgtgtaatctctacacccaacatggggctcaaacttacaaccctgagatcaagagtcacatgctctattgactgagccagccagacacctcactgtttatcattttacatttatatctttggccTTTctcagtatatgtgctgccaaagtgagcacccCGGCCTTTCTCACTTTGttagtatttatttcaaaaagtagCTATCATTTACTGAGTGTCAACTATAGACTAGGCATTGTAGTCTGAGGTGCTCTAATGTTTCCTTTGAGTTAGGTATGACATCCCTTATTCTACAGATTAAACTGAGATACAAAGAGTTCAAAAAATTTGTTAAAGGTAAAGCGTAAGGGAGGCAGAACTTTATTTCTACCCATCTTAGATTTTCAGCTGGGACTCTAACAGAAGGACAgattgataaaggaaaaaaaaaacatttattaatgcaTGCAG
This genomic stretch from Canis lupus familiaris isolate Mischka breed German Shepherd chromosome 4, alternate assembly UU_Cfam_GSD_1.0, whole genome shotgun sequence harbors:
- the VPS26A gene encoding vacuolar protein sorting-associated protein 26A isoform X4, which encodes MVNLAFKQPGKRLEHQGIRIEFVGQIELFNDKSNTHEFVNLVKELALPGELTQSRSYDFEFMQVEKPYESYIGANVRLRYFLKVTIVRRLTDLVKEYDLIVHQLATYPDVNNSIKMEVGIEDCLHIEFEYNKSKYHLKDVIVGKIYFLLVRIKIQHMELQLIKKEITGIGPSTTTETETIAKYEIMDGAPVKGESIPIRLFLAGYDPTPTMRDVNKKFSVRYFLNLVLVDEEDRRYFKQQEIILWRKAPEKLRKQRTNFHQRFESPESQASPEQPEM
- the VPS26A gene encoding vacuolar protein sorting-associated protein 26A isoform X3 yields the protein MSFLGGFFGPICEIDVVLNDGETRKMAEMKTEDGKVEKHYLFYDGESVSGKVNLAFKQPGKRLEHQGIRIEFVGQIELFNDKSNTHEFVNLVKELALPGELTQSRSYDFEFMQVEKPYESYIGANVRLRYFLKVTIVRRLTDLVKEYDLIVHQLATYPDVNNSIKMEVGIEDCLHIEFEYNKSKYHLKDVIVGKIYFLLVRIKIQHMELQLIKKEITGIGPSTTTETETIAKYEIMDGAPVKGESIPIRLFLAGYDPTPTMRDVNKKFSVRYFLNLVLVDEEDRRYFKQQEIILWRKAPEKLRKQRTNFHQRFESPESQASPEQPEM
- the VPS26A gene encoding vacuolar protein sorting-associated protein 26A isoform X2, whose translation is MKRHWFCARCFKSFLGGFFGPICEIDVVLNDGETRKMAEMKTEDGKVEKHYLFYDGESVSGKVNLAFKQPGKRLEHQGIRIEFVGQIELFNDKSNTHEFVNLVKELALPGELTQSRSYDFEFMQVEKPYESYIGANVRLRYFLKVTIVRRLTDLVKEYDLIVHQLATYPDVNNSIKMEVGIEDCLHIEFEYNKSKYHLKDVIVGKIYFLLVRIKIQHMELQLIKKEITGIGPSTTTETETIAKYEIMDGAPVKGESIPIRLFLAGYDPTPTMRDVNKKFSVRYFLNLVLVDEEDRRYFKQQEIILWRKAPEKLRKQRTNFHQRFESPESQASPEQPEM
- the VPS26A gene encoding vacuolar protein sorting-associated protein 26A isoform X1, giving the protein MSEPLPAFLERLWGPWLGPRTPPLRGRRAASPSKSFLGGFFGPICEIDVVLNDGETRKMAEMKTEDGKVEKHYLFYDGESVSGKVNLAFKQPGKRLEHQGIRIEFVGQIELFNDKSNTHEFVNLVKELALPGELTQSRSYDFEFMQVEKPYESYIGANVRLRYFLKVTIVRRLTDLVKEYDLIVHQLATYPDVNNSIKMEVGIEDCLHIEFEYNKSKYHLKDVIVGKIYFLLVRIKIQHMELQLIKKEITGIGPSTTTETETIAKYEIMDGAPVKGESIPIRLFLAGYDPTPTMRDVNKKFSVRYFLNLVLVDEEDRRYFKQQEIILWRKAPEKLRKQRTNFHQRFESPESQASPEQPEM